The following are from one region of the Cystobacter fuscus DSM 2262 genome:
- a CDS encoding DUF5335 family protein: MTHINQEIPREQWADYLARISKQEHDEWVRVESISPEMGDQPLSERLPLVDIMLETKGSEAGAVQIIVGRENESITHRILEPERLVAELNGNGGVLECLEICERGNGKTLIFFERTSVFDDMAAPI; this comes from the coding sequence ATGACACACATCAACCAGGAGATTCCCCGGGAGCAATGGGCGGATTACCTCGCCCGGATCAGCAAGCAGGAACACGACGAATGGGTGCGCGTCGAGTCCATCAGCCCCGAGATGGGAGACCAGCCCCTGTCCGAACGCCTGCCGCTCGTCGACATCATGCTGGAGACCAAGGGCAGTGAGGCGGGCGCGGTGCAGATCATCGTGGGCCGCGAGAACGAGTCAATCACCCATCGGATCCTCGAACCGGAGCGCCTCGTCGCCGAGTTGAACGGCAATGGCGGCGTGTTGGAGTGTCTGGAGATCTGTGAGCGCGGAAATGGCAAGACGCTCATCTTCTTCGAGCGCACCTCCGTCTTCGACGACATG